The following coding sequences lie in one Chelonoidis abingdonii isolate Lonesome George chromosome 6, CheloAbing_2.0, whole genome shotgun sequence genomic window:
- the GIN1 gene encoding gypsy retrotransposon integrase-like protein 1 isoform X2, producing the protein MGARNRGGVELREVSGDGSDLATQSRGIALFAQPGLADDPGAGQTMVRSGKNGGLHLKQISYYKRTGEYHPTTLASERSGIRRAAKKFVFKENKLFYVGKDRKQMRLVIVSDEEKKRVLHKCHESAAGAHHGISRTLTLVESSYYWTSITNDVKQWVYACQHCQVAKNTAIIVPKLHPIKVEDPWTAVTIDLMGPFNTTRRNHMYVIMMTDLFTKWMVVLPLQDTSAVEIAKAIVSVFFLYGPLKKMVIDQAEEFVHQTDDTNERTCKTIKTFLNKYCADHPNDWDDNLSAIAYAFNLTPMEPVQNTPYFQMFNRNPYVSETSNVLQEAREDNKCTFAKILEAIKQADRVLEERKATKCQIEKNRIDEQQTGNKVNIKRKPKQINPFHLKVGHEVLRQRKNWWKDGRFQSEWVGPCIIDYITDNGCAILRETTGSRLKRPIKMSHLKPYIRRSSGQDNHYLLQGAIVVDHDYAGLSESSYGPCPQDTIAEGEVNTPAANNLLSSPCKESEPSECKSQSEFTEDHIILSANSNPEQWSSSNCWTLQTKLEDT; encoded by the exons atgggggcaaGAAACAGGGGAGGTGTAGAACTGAGGGAAGTTTCTGGAGATGGGTCAGACCTGGCCACTCAGTCCAGGGGAATTGCACTCTtcgcccagccaggactagcagatGATCCCGGTGCAGG GCAAACAATGGTTCGTAGTGGAAAGAATGGTGGGCTCCATCTGAAACAAATCTCCTATTACAAACGAACAGGAGAATATCATCCAACTACGTTAGCAAGTGAGAGAAGTGGAATAAGAAGAGCAGCcaaaaaatttgttttcaaag aaaaTAAGTTGTTCTATGTgggaaaagacaggaaacagatgCGTTTGGTAATTGTTTCAGATGAGGAGAAGAAGAGAGTGCTACACAAATGCCATGAAAGTGCTGCAGGTGCTCATCATGGAATATCAAGGACTCTGACTCTGGTGGAGTCTAGTTACTACTGGACTTCCATAACAAATGACGTCAAACAGTGG GTGTATGCTTGCCAGCATTGCCAGGTGGCAAAGAATACAGCCATCATAGTACCCAAATTACACCCTATCAAAGTAGAGGATCCATGGACTGCAGTCACAATAGACCTAATGGGACCATTTAATACCACCCGCAGAAACCATATGTATGTCATAATGATGACAGACTTGTTCACAAAATGGATGGTGGTTCTGCCACTACAAGACACTTCAGCGGTAGAAATTGCTAAGGCAATTGTCAGTGTGTTTTTCTTGTATGGACCGCTTAAAAAAATGGTTATCGATCAAGCAGAAGAGTTTGTTCATCAG acAGATGACACAAATGAAAGAACATGCAAGACAATCAAGACTTTCCTGAACAAATACTGCGCAGACCACCCCAATGACTGGGATGATAATTTATCTGCCATTGCGTATGCTTTTAACTTGACTCCCATG GAGCCAGTCCAAAACACACCATATTTCCAAATGTTTAATCGTAACCCTTATGTGTCTGAGACTTCAAATGTACTGCAGGAAGCACGAGAGGATAATAAATGTACATTTGCCAAAATCCTTGAAGCAATTAAACAGGCTGATCGAGTATTGGAGGAAAGGAAAGCTACAAAATGCCAG ATTGAGAAAAATAGGATTGATGAACAGCAAACTGGAAACAAGGTCAATATTAAAAGGAAGCCAAAGCAAATAAATCCATTTCATCTTAAAGTTGGACATGAAGTGCTTAGGCAAAGGAAAAACTGGTGGAAAGATGGCCGTTTCCAGTCAGAGTGGGTTGGTCCCTGTATTATAGACTACATCACAGATAATGGATGTGCAATACTAAGAGAGACCACAGGATCCAGACTAAAAAGACCCATCAAAATGTCTCACCTTAAACCATACATAAGAAGATCCAGTGGACAAG ACAACCATTATCTCTTACAAGGTGCAATAGTGGTTGACCATGACTACGCTGGCTTATCGGAAAGTTCGTATGGGCCATGCCCACAAGACACCATTGCCGAAGGGGAAGTAAATACCCCTGCAGCAAACAATCTGCTGTCTTCACCCTGCAAAGAGAGTGAACCATCAGAATGTAAAAGTCAGTCTGAGTTTACTGAAGATCATATTATTCTGTCAGCTAACTCAAATCCAGAGCAATGGTCTTCTTCAAACTGTTGGACTCTTCAAACCAAGCTAGAGGATACTTAA
- the GIN1 gene encoding gypsy retrotransposon integrase-like protein 1 isoform X1, giving the protein MGARNRGGVELREVSGDGSDLATQSRGIALFAQPGLADDPGAGQTMVRSGKNGGLHLKQISYYKRTGEYHPTTLASERSGIRRAAKKFVFKENKLFYVGKDRKQMRLVIVSDEEKKRVLHKCHESAAGAHHGISRTLTLVESSYYWTSITNDVKQWVYACQHCQVAKNTAIIVPKLHPIKVEDPWTAVTIDLMGPFNTTRRNHMYVIMMTDLFTKWMVVLPLQDTSAVEIAKAIVSVFFLYGPLKKMVIDQAEEFVHQINRELFELFGMKQIVLSYPQTDDTNERTCKTIKTFLNKYCADHPNDWDDNLSAIAYAFNLTPMEPVQNTPYFQMFNRNPYVSETSNVLQEAREDNKCTFAKILEAIKQADRVLEERKATKCQIEKNRIDEQQTGNKVNIKRKPKQINPFHLKVGHEVLRQRKNWWKDGRFQSEWVGPCIIDYITDNGCAILRETTGSRLKRPIKMSHLKPYIRRSSGQDNHYLLQGAIVVDHDYAGLSESSYGPCPQDTIAEGEVNTPAANNLLSSPCKESEPSECKSQSEFTEDHIILSANSNPEQWSSSNCWTLQTKLEDT; this is encoded by the exons atgggggcaaGAAACAGGGGAGGTGTAGAACTGAGGGAAGTTTCTGGAGATGGGTCAGACCTGGCCACTCAGTCCAGGGGAATTGCACTCTtcgcccagccaggactagcagatGATCCCGGTGCAGG GCAAACAATGGTTCGTAGTGGAAAGAATGGTGGGCTCCATCTGAAACAAATCTCCTATTACAAACGAACAGGAGAATATCATCCAACTACGTTAGCAAGTGAGAGAAGTGGAATAAGAAGAGCAGCcaaaaaatttgttttcaaag aaaaTAAGTTGTTCTATGTgggaaaagacaggaaacagatgCGTTTGGTAATTGTTTCAGATGAGGAGAAGAAGAGAGTGCTACACAAATGCCATGAAAGTGCTGCAGGTGCTCATCATGGAATATCAAGGACTCTGACTCTGGTGGAGTCTAGTTACTACTGGACTTCCATAACAAATGACGTCAAACAGTGG GTGTATGCTTGCCAGCATTGCCAGGTGGCAAAGAATACAGCCATCATAGTACCCAAATTACACCCTATCAAAGTAGAGGATCCATGGACTGCAGTCACAATAGACCTAATGGGACCATTTAATACCACCCGCAGAAACCATATGTATGTCATAATGATGACAGACTTGTTCACAAAATGGATGGTGGTTCTGCCACTACAAGACACTTCAGCGGTAGAAATTGCTAAGGCAATTGTCAGTGTGTTTTTCTTGTATGGACCGCTTAAAAAAATGGTTATCGATCAAGCAGAAGAGTTTGTTCATCAG ATCAACAGAGAACTATTTGAGCTCTTTGGAATGAAACAAATAGtattgtcctatcctcagacAGATGACACAAATGAAAGAACATGCAAGACAATCAAGACTTTCCTGAACAAATACTGCGCAGACCACCCCAATGACTGGGATGATAATTTATCTGCCATTGCGTATGCTTTTAACTTGACTCCCATG GAGCCAGTCCAAAACACACCATATTTCCAAATGTTTAATCGTAACCCTTATGTGTCTGAGACTTCAAATGTACTGCAGGAAGCACGAGAGGATAATAAATGTACATTTGCCAAAATCCTTGAAGCAATTAAACAGGCTGATCGAGTATTGGAGGAAAGGAAAGCTACAAAATGCCAG ATTGAGAAAAATAGGATTGATGAACAGCAAACTGGAAACAAGGTCAATATTAAAAGGAAGCCAAAGCAAATAAATCCATTTCATCTTAAAGTTGGACATGAAGTGCTTAGGCAAAGGAAAAACTGGTGGAAAGATGGCCGTTTCCAGTCAGAGTGGGTTGGTCCCTGTATTATAGACTACATCACAGATAATGGATGTGCAATACTAAGAGAGACCACAGGATCCAGACTAAAAAGACCCATCAAAATGTCTCACCTTAAACCATACATAAGAAGATCCAGTGGACAAG ACAACCATTATCTCTTACAAGGTGCAATAGTGGTTGACCATGACTACGCTGGCTTATCGGAAAGTTCGTATGGGCCATGCCCACAAGACACCATTGCCGAAGGGGAAGTAAATACCCCTGCAGCAAACAATCTGCTGTCTTCACCCTGCAAAGAGAGTGAACCATCAGAATGTAAAAGTCAGTCTGAGTTTACTGAAGATCATATTATTCTGTCAGCTAACTCAAATCCAGAGCAATGGTCTTCTTCAAACTGTTGGACTCTTCAAACCAAGCTAGAGGATACTTAA
- the GIN1 gene encoding gypsy retrotransposon integrase-like protein 1 isoform X4 → MVRSGKNGGLHLKQISYYKRTGEYHPTTLASERSGIRRAAKKFVFKENKLFYVGKDRKQMRLVIVSDEEKKRVLHKCHESAAGAHHGISRTLTLVESSYYWTSITNDVKQWVYACQHCQVAKNTAIIVPKLHPIKVEDPWTAVTIDLMGPFNTTRRNHMYVIMMTDLFTKWMVVLPLQDTSAVEIAKAIVSVFFLYGPLKKMVIDQAEEFVHQTDDTNERTCKTIKTFLNKYCADHPNDWDDNLSAIAYAFNLTPMEPVQNTPYFQMFNRNPYVSETSNVLQEAREDNKCTFAKILEAIKQADRVLEERKATKCQIEKNRIDEQQTGNKVNIKRKPKQINPFHLKVGHEVLRQRKNWWKDGRFQSEWVGPCIIDYITDNGCAILRETTGSRLKRPIKMSHLKPYIRRSSGQDNHYLLQGAIVVDHDYAGLSESSYGPCPQDTIAEGEVNTPAANNLLSSPCKESEPSECKSQSEFTEDHIILSANSNPEQWSSSNCWTLQTKLEDT, encoded by the exons ATGGTTCGTAGTGGAAAGAATGGTGGGCTCCATCTGAAACAAATCTCCTATTACAAACGAACAGGAGAATATCATCCAACTACGTTAGCAAGTGAGAGAAGTGGAATAAGAAGAGCAGCcaaaaaatttgttttcaaag aaaaTAAGTTGTTCTATGTgggaaaagacaggaaacagatgCGTTTGGTAATTGTTTCAGATGAGGAGAAGAAGAGAGTGCTACACAAATGCCATGAAAGTGCTGCAGGTGCTCATCATGGAATATCAAGGACTCTGACTCTGGTGGAGTCTAGTTACTACTGGACTTCCATAACAAATGACGTCAAACAGTGG GTGTATGCTTGCCAGCATTGCCAGGTGGCAAAGAATACAGCCATCATAGTACCCAAATTACACCCTATCAAAGTAGAGGATCCATGGACTGCAGTCACAATAGACCTAATGGGACCATTTAATACCACCCGCAGAAACCATATGTATGTCATAATGATGACAGACTTGTTCACAAAATGGATGGTGGTTCTGCCACTACAAGACACTTCAGCGGTAGAAATTGCTAAGGCAATTGTCAGTGTGTTTTTCTTGTATGGACCGCTTAAAAAAATGGTTATCGATCAAGCAGAAGAGTTTGTTCATCAG acAGATGACACAAATGAAAGAACATGCAAGACAATCAAGACTTTCCTGAACAAATACTGCGCAGACCACCCCAATGACTGGGATGATAATTTATCTGCCATTGCGTATGCTTTTAACTTGACTCCCATG GAGCCAGTCCAAAACACACCATATTTCCAAATGTTTAATCGTAACCCTTATGTGTCTGAGACTTCAAATGTACTGCAGGAAGCACGAGAGGATAATAAATGTACATTTGCCAAAATCCTTGAAGCAATTAAACAGGCTGATCGAGTATTGGAGGAAAGGAAAGCTACAAAATGCCAG ATTGAGAAAAATAGGATTGATGAACAGCAAACTGGAAACAAGGTCAATATTAAAAGGAAGCCAAAGCAAATAAATCCATTTCATCTTAAAGTTGGACATGAAGTGCTTAGGCAAAGGAAAAACTGGTGGAAAGATGGCCGTTTCCAGTCAGAGTGGGTTGGTCCCTGTATTATAGACTACATCACAGATAATGGATGTGCAATACTAAGAGAGACCACAGGATCCAGACTAAAAAGACCCATCAAAATGTCTCACCTTAAACCATACATAAGAAGATCCAGTGGACAAG ACAACCATTATCTCTTACAAGGTGCAATAGTGGTTGACCATGACTACGCTGGCTTATCGGAAAGTTCGTATGGGCCATGCCCACAAGACACCATTGCCGAAGGGGAAGTAAATACCCCTGCAGCAAACAATCTGCTGTCTTCACCCTGCAAAGAGAGTGAACCATCAGAATGTAAAAGTCAGTCTGAGTTTACTGAAGATCATATTATTCTGTCAGCTAACTCAAATCCAGAGCAATGGTCTTCTTCAAACTGTTGGACTCTTCAAACCAAGCTAGAGGATACTTAA
- the GIN1 gene encoding gypsy retrotransposon integrase-like protein 1 isoform X3, whose translation MVRSGKNGGLHLKQISYYKRTGEYHPTTLASERSGIRRAAKKFVFKENKLFYVGKDRKQMRLVIVSDEEKKRVLHKCHESAAGAHHGISRTLTLVESSYYWTSITNDVKQWVYACQHCQVAKNTAIIVPKLHPIKVEDPWTAVTIDLMGPFNTTRRNHMYVIMMTDLFTKWMVVLPLQDTSAVEIAKAIVSVFFLYGPLKKMVIDQAEEFVHQINRELFELFGMKQIVLSYPQTDDTNERTCKTIKTFLNKYCADHPNDWDDNLSAIAYAFNLTPMEPVQNTPYFQMFNRNPYVSETSNVLQEAREDNKCTFAKILEAIKQADRVLEERKATKCQIEKNRIDEQQTGNKVNIKRKPKQINPFHLKVGHEVLRQRKNWWKDGRFQSEWVGPCIIDYITDNGCAILRETTGSRLKRPIKMSHLKPYIRRSSGQDNHYLLQGAIVVDHDYAGLSESSYGPCPQDTIAEGEVNTPAANNLLSSPCKESEPSECKSQSEFTEDHIILSANSNPEQWSSSNCWTLQTKLEDT comes from the exons ATGGTTCGTAGTGGAAAGAATGGTGGGCTCCATCTGAAACAAATCTCCTATTACAAACGAACAGGAGAATATCATCCAACTACGTTAGCAAGTGAGAGAAGTGGAATAAGAAGAGCAGCcaaaaaatttgttttcaaag aaaaTAAGTTGTTCTATGTgggaaaagacaggaaacagatgCGTTTGGTAATTGTTTCAGATGAGGAGAAGAAGAGAGTGCTACACAAATGCCATGAAAGTGCTGCAGGTGCTCATCATGGAATATCAAGGACTCTGACTCTGGTGGAGTCTAGTTACTACTGGACTTCCATAACAAATGACGTCAAACAGTGG GTGTATGCTTGCCAGCATTGCCAGGTGGCAAAGAATACAGCCATCATAGTACCCAAATTACACCCTATCAAAGTAGAGGATCCATGGACTGCAGTCACAATAGACCTAATGGGACCATTTAATACCACCCGCAGAAACCATATGTATGTCATAATGATGACAGACTTGTTCACAAAATGGATGGTGGTTCTGCCACTACAAGACACTTCAGCGGTAGAAATTGCTAAGGCAATTGTCAGTGTGTTTTTCTTGTATGGACCGCTTAAAAAAATGGTTATCGATCAAGCAGAAGAGTTTGTTCATCAG ATCAACAGAGAACTATTTGAGCTCTTTGGAATGAAACAAATAGtattgtcctatcctcagacAGATGACACAAATGAAAGAACATGCAAGACAATCAAGACTTTCCTGAACAAATACTGCGCAGACCACCCCAATGACTGGGATGATAATTTATCTGCCATTGCGTATGCTTTTAACTTGACTCCCATG GAGCCAGTCCAAAACACACCATATTTCCAAATGTTTAATCGTAACCCTTATGTGTCTGAGACTTCAAATGTACTGCAGGAAGCACGAGAGGATAATAAATGTACATTTGCCAAAATCCTTGAAGCAATTAAACAGGCTGATCGAGTATTGGAGGAAAGGAAAGCTACAAAATGCCAG ATTGAGAAAAATAGGATTGATGAACAGCAAACTGGAAACAAGGTCAATATTAAAAGGAAGCCAAAGCAAATAAATCCATTTCATCTTAAAGTTGGACATGAAGTGCTTAGGCAAAGGAAAAACTGGTGGAAAGATGGCCGTTTCCAGTCAGAGTGGGTTGGTCCCTGTATTATAGACTACATCACAGATAATGGATGTGCAATACTAAGAGAGACCACAGGATCCAGACTAAAAAGACCCATCAAAATGTCTCACCTTAAACCATACATAAGAAGATCCAGTGGACAAG ACAACCATTATCTCTTACAAGGTGCAATAGTGGTTGACCATGACTACGCTGGCTTATCGGAAAGTTCGTATGGGCCATGCCCACAAGACACCATTGCCGAAGGGGAAGTAAATACCCCTGCAGCAAACAATCTGCTGTCTTCACCCTGCAAAGAGAGTGAACCATCAGAATGTAAAAGTCAGTCTGAGTTTACTGAAGATCATATTATTCTGTCAGCTAACTCAAATCCAGAGCAATGGTCTTCTTCAAACTGTTGGACTCTTCAAACCAAGCTAGAGGATACTTAA